The proteins below come from a single Gimesia alba genomic window:
- a CDS encoding PSD1 and planctomycete cytochrome C domain-containing protein, producing MKFTPDYYKLVVINVAVLLGGSVCAADEVNFSREILPILSDRCFHCHGPDPDHREADLRLDLQEAATADRDGIAAIVPGKPEASELLTRITTSDADLLMPPADSHRKPLTKKQTDLIRQWIAEGAKWGRHWSFEPPAKAEFNPQEKQQNPIDVLVQRKLAEAGLSLSPATTKQTLLRRVSFDLTGLPPTPEEVDAFVNDPSPDAFAKVVDRLLKSKHYGERMAMWWLDLARYSDTDGFQQDSTRTNWPWRDWVVQSFNENKPFDQFTIEQFAGDLLPEATPEQKLATCFHRNHMTNGEGGRDPEESRIDYVIDRVNTTGTVWLGLTLGCCQCHSHKFDPISQADYYSLFAFFNSIDEDGKAGRGAKPYLKYKSPLVKRAIQEAQQVVDERRPLEAQARKQAEQEFEPWLAEQLQVVQKGFTAWHQPQIRSLNSVEGTILKQEADGIVQTSGPKPRQDDYRLTAATKLPRVTGIRLEVFPHASHTEGKLSRGANGEFILTDVKLQVRRQGSSQLRDIEFATAVADVEKTAKGRNYGKIKDTLDDDPRNGWTTETHDPKQKHTAVFALAEPLVLDDLEELIFVMLHRSTEGNANIGRFRVMLTDQPGQAVRSLAPMPLEALAKTKVSETSKVNPNLRKHLLEQFLIDHSAYQKRKAELDRANTQLAQVKKAAGELSVMVLSERKEPRKTFVLERGVWDKHGAEVPRSVPEAIFPLPKEKTKDRLDLARWLVSEKNPLTARVVVNHLWQMCFGVGLVRTPGDFGLQGERPTHPDVIDWLAVELMEHNWDLQHIQRLIVTSQTYQQRSEVSKALLARDPENRLLARGPRFRLPSWMIHDSALQASGLLNPALGGPPVMPYQPAGVWAEMFMGRFRYEPSQGAAQYRRSLYAFWRRSSAPTFLFDSAQRRVCEVKPRRTNTPLQALTLLNDLTVLEASRELARMAIQQKTTVPDRMDLLARRILSRSLDDRERVVLERELQMVHAHYRKQPEDASSLLDVGQPPIKNNVPPDELAAYMIIASMVFNLDEAITHE from the coding sequence TTGAAATTCACGCCTGATTATTACAAGCTGGTTGTCATAAACGTCGCGGTATTACTGGGAGGGAGCGTCTGCGCGGCAGATGAGGTGAACTTCAGTCGCGAGATCCTGCCGATTCTTTCCGATCGCTGCTTTCACTGCCACGGCCCTGATCCCGATCATCGTGAAGCCGATTTGCGGCTCGATTTACAAGAGGCCGCGACCGCGGATCGGGATGGAATCGCTGCCATTGTGCCGGGGAAACCGGAAGCGAGTGAATTGCTGACCCGGATTACCACCAGTGATGCCGATCTGTTAATGCCGCCGGCCGATTCGCATCGCAAGCCATTAACGAAGAAGCAGACAGATCTGATCAGGCAATGGATTGCTGAAGGTGCCAAGTGGGGCAGGCACTGGTCCTTTGAGCCACCGGCGAAAGCAGAATTCAATCCACAAGAGAAGCAACAAAATCCGATTGATGTGCTTGTTCAACGCAAGCTGGCGGAAGCAGGCCTGTCACTTTCACCGGCTACCACAAAGCAGACACTGCTGCGGCGCGTCTCATTTGATCTGACCGGACTGCCCCCCACGCCTGAGGAAGTCGACGCGTTTGTGAACGATCCGTCTCCCGATGCCTTTGCAAAAGTCGTTGACCGATTATTAAAGTCAAAACATTATGGCGAGCGAATGGCGATGTGGTGGCTGGATCTCGCCCGTTATTCTGACACGGACGGATTTCAACAGGATTCCACACGTACGAACTGGCCCTGGCGGGACTGGGTCGTTCAGTCGTTCAATGAGAACAAGCCCTTCGATCAGTTTACCATCGAACAATTCGCCGGTGACTTGTTGCCTGAGGCGACACCAGAACAGAAACTGGCGACCTGCTTTCATCGCAATCACATGACCAATGGAGAAGGGGGCCGCGATCCGGAAGAATCACGTATCGATTACGTGATTGACCGGGTCAACACGACGGGAACTGTCTGGCTGGGATTGACGCTTGGCTGCTGTCAGTGTCATTCGCATAAATTCGATCCGATCTCACAGGCCGACTATTATAGTCTGTTCGCGTTCTTTAACAGCATTGATGAAGATGGCAAAGCGGGCCGCGGTGCGAAGCCGTATCTCAAATATAAATCGCCGCTGGTGAAGCGTGCCATTCAGGAAGCACAACAGGTGGTCGACGAACGCCGGCCGTTAGAAGCACAGGCCCGCAAACAGGCCGAGCAAGAGTTTGAGCCGTGGTTGGCCGAGCAGCTGCAGGTTGTTCAAAAAGGATTCACTGCCTGGCATCAGCCACAGATCAGGTCGCTGAATTCTGTTGAAGGAACCATTTTGAAACAGGAAGCGGACGGCATCGTTCAGACAAGCGGACCCAAACCTCGCCAGGATGATTATCGCCTGACAGCAGCTACGAAGTTACCGCGTGTAACCGGCATCCGGCTGGAAGTCTTCCCTCACGCTTCGCATACTGAGGGCAAGTTGAGCCGGGGAGCGAATGGGGAATTTATTCTGACCGACGTCAAACTGCAGGTACGCCGTCAGGGGAGTTCCCAGTTGCGGGATATTGAGTTCGCGACCGCAGTGGCGGATGTTGAGAAAACAGCCAAAGGCCGCAACTACGGAAAAATCAAAGACACGCTTGACGATGATCCCCGTAACGGCTGGACTACCGAAACACACGATCCGAAGCAAAAACATACCGCTGTCTTCGCGTTAGCGGAACCCCTGGTTCTGGACGATCTGGAAGAGTTGATCTTCGTGATGTTGCATCGTTCGACCGAGGGGAACGCGAACATCGGCCGGTTTCGCGTGATGCTGACGGACCAGCCGGGACAAGCGGTACGCTCACTCGCGCCGATGCCTCTGGAAGCGCTCGCAAAAACCAAAGTGAGTGAGACATCGAAGGTTAACCCCAATCTGAGGAAGCATCTGCTGGAGCAATTTCTCATTGATCACAGCGCATATCAGAAGAGAAAAGCCGAACTGGATCGCGCGAATACACAACTGGCTCAAGTCAAAAAGGCGGCCGGGGAATTATCCGTGATGGTTTTATCCGAGCGAAAAGAGCCCCGCAAAACGTTTGTCTTGGAACGGGGAGTCTGGGATAAGCATGGTGCCGAAGTCCCCCGTTCGGTTCCTGAAGCGATATTCCCATTACCGAAAGAAAAAACAAAAGATCGTCTCGATCTGGCACGCTGGCTGGTGTCCGAAAAGAACCCGCTCACGGCGCGCGTGGTCGTCAATCATTTGTGGCAGATGTGTTTTGGAGTTGGGCTGGTTCGCACGCCGGGCGACTTTGGTCTACAGGGAGAACGCCCCACGCATCCGGACGTTATCGACTGGCTGGCCGTCGAACTCATGGAACACAATTGGGACCTGCAGCATATACAACGTTTAATTGTGACCAGCCAGACGTATCAGCAGCGCAGCGAAGTTTCGAAAGCATTGTTGGCCCGCGATCCGGAAAACCGCTTACTGGCGCGCGGCCCTCGATTTCGTTTACCCAGCTGGATGATTCACGATTCAGCCCTGCAGGCGAGCGGCTTACTCAACCCGGCTCTGGGAGGTCCTCCGGTGATGCCGTATCAGCCGGCGGGAGTCTGGGCCGAAATGTTTATGGGCCGTTTTCGTTATGAACCGAGCCAGGGGGCGGCCCAGTATCGACGGAGCCTGTATGCATTCTGGCGACGTTCGAGTGCGCCGACATTTTTGTTTGATAGTGCACAGCGACGTGTGTGTGAAGTCAAACCACGACGCACGAATACGCCTCTGCAGGCGCTGACGTTGCTCAATGATTTGACTGTTCTGGAAGCCTCCCGCGAACTGGCACGCATGGCGATTCAACAGAAAACGACCGTACCAGATCGCATGGATCTGTTGGCACGCCGCATTTTGTCCCGTTCGTTAGACGACCGGGAACGCGTGGTACTGGAGCGGGAGCTACAGATGGTACA